One Sphaeramia orbicularis chromosome 21, fSphaOr1.1, whole genome shotgun sequence DNA window includes the following coding sequences:
- the otc gene encoding ornithine carbamoyltransferase, mitochondrial, producing MSSKLFSVNSTLYKCLKTVHNGHAQRFSSGAASAVNLKGRSCLTLKDFSSDEIKKLLWMSGDLKHRIKHEKEYLPLLRGKSLAMIFEKRSTRTRMSTETGFALLGGHPCFLTSQDIHLGVNESSTDTARVLSGLCDIVLARVYNHSTLEELHKEASIPIINGLSDLFHPIQILADFLTLQEHYGSLSGLTVSWIGDGNNVLHSFMMTAAKLGVHLKIATPKGYEPEKSIVQEAQRLSKQHGTQLVLTSDPMEAAHGTNVLVTDTWVSMGQEEEKKKRLKDFQGYQITMQTGSVAKPDWTFLHCLPRKMEEVDDQVFYSSRSLVFPEAENRKWTIMGLMVSLLTDYSPQVPMLKF from the exons ATGTCATCCAAATTGTTTTCGGTGAATAGTACACTTTATAAATGTTTGAAGACTGTTCATAACGGGCATGCGCAAAGATTTAG CTCCGGAGCTGCCTCTGCTGTTAATTTAAAGGGCCGTAGTTGTCTGACTCTGAAAGATTTCAGTTCAGATGAGATCAAGAAGCTGCTGTGGATGTCAGGGGATCTCAAACATCGGATCAAACATGAAAAAGAG TATCTTCCCCTTCTGAGAGGAAAGTCACTTGCCATGATATTTGAGAAGAGAAGCACCAGGACAAGAATGTCCACAgaaacag GTTTTGCTTTGCTTGGTGGACACCCATGTTTTCTCACATCCCAGGACATTCACCTGGGAGTCAATGAAAGCTCTACAGACACAGCGAG GGTCCTCTCAGGACTCTGTGACATCGTCTTGGCACGAGTGTACAACCACTCCACTCTGGAGGAGCTGCATAAAGAGGCCTCCATCCCCATCATCAACGGTCTGTCTGACCTCTTCCACCCCATCCAGATCCTGGCTGACTTCCTCACTTTACAG GAGCATTATGGGTCACTCAGTGGACTAACAGTGAGCTGGATTGGAGATGGTAACAATGTGCTCCACTCCTTCATGATGACTGCAGCCAAACTGGGAGTTCATCTTAAAATTGCTACACCCAAG GGGTATGAGCCAGAGAAGAGCATTGTTCAAGAGGCACAGCGACTCTCCAAACAG CATGGGACCCAGCTCGTCTTGACCTCTGACCCGATGGAAGCAGCTCATGGCACCAATGTTTTGGTAACTGACACATGGGTCAGCATGggacaagaggaggagaagaaaaaaaggctTAAAGACTTTCAAGGTTATCAGATCACCATGCAG ACAGGAAGTGTGGCCAAACCAGACTGGACCTTCCTGCATTGTCTCCCCAGAAAAATGGAGGAGGTGGATGACCAGGTGTTCTACTCCTCCCGCTCCCTGGTCTTCCCTGAGGCCGAGAACAGGAAGTGGACTATCATG GGTCTGATGGTTTCTCTTCTGACCGACTACTCTCCACAAGTCCCAATGCTCAAGTTTTAG